The sequence below is a genomic window from Ipomoea triloba cultivar NCNSP0323 chromosome 10, ASM357664v1.
TTCAAAACCAAGCCCCTTCTCTGTCAGAATTTATTTCTGCACAATTGCCAACTGAAAGTAGTACTCCTAATGTCATCACAAGATTAGGGTAAAACTATGTAACTGTTGCAACACTACAACAATCTAAAGCAGTCTAGAGAGAGACCAGAAACAAGAGAACAACAGCAAAGAAGAAGTAAAACTGAAGGGTAGTATGATCTTTTGGAAATATTTTGTAAAGGGTGGTTTGATGTAGAAGTAAACTGAAGGGTAGTTTGATCTTTTGAACATATTTTGTAAATGGTGGTTTGATGTTTTGCTAAACTGATGGTTACTTTGATCTTTTGGGCATATGTTGTAAATGGTAGTTTGATGTTTTTCTAAACTGAAGGGTAGTTTGCTCTTTTGGGTATATTTTGTAAGTAAAGGCCAACCATAATTGATCTTTGATCTTGGGTGTTTTGATGAACTAAGTCTTTATGGTCATTTTATTGCCAGATTATGTCATTGTCTATATGCTCATTATTATGCCATTTGCCAAAACTGAATTATGCCATTTACCAAAACAATATGCCATGCTTTATATGCTCATAAGGGTGCCAGAACATGTCATTTGCCAAAACAGAATCATTCACTGTCAAATTGAACATAGCATAGTATCAGGATTGGTTACAATAGTGAAAtactaccactaccactaaGTTTGTAATCCTAATTCAGCTAGAAAAGCTTGGGAGTTTGTTCATATGTATTCACCCAAGCCTTCAAACAAAGAAGGCAAACTACAATTCCAACTGCAAACCCataaaagaattgcaatttagactccaacttcatcttcttaaccacaccattttgtttttcaattgcAGTTTGTAGCCTTTGAATTTCATTGTCCTTCTTATCCAACTTCTTCAATAGCCCTCTAATAACTCTTGATACATGCTCGGTGACATCGGAGTCAATCCATTCAAAATACCAGCAATTGCCATTACCCTATGTAACAAACatacaaaaaaaacaaaaaaaaaaaaaaaacaaaacaaaacaaaaattcaaatttgccTCATTGTATTCTGACAAATggaattaacaaaaaaaaagttcaaattttaTACTTACTCCATAATGCGGACAAGCTCTATATCTCTTCCCTGGATTCGCATTACTCCACGACGTCTTCACTGGAGCCACTTCCCCACACCAACAGCGCACTTTTGGCAGCCATTGTGTTGACCCAATAGAGCTTGAAGACATTGTCGACCGAGCTTGGAACGGCTTCTTGTTCAATATTAGCTTGGACCTTGGAGTTTGACCACGCTGCTGCTGCGGGTTAGGGCGGAAATGGTAGACCAGGCGGAAGAAAGGGGGGAAAGTGAACTTTAGTATATTCACTCCAATGTGAAATTCCGCTTTTGCCCATGGTATAAACGGTGTCAAGCCAATAATCTAAtagaaggactaaattgaaaaCCGTctcaataattgagggaccaaatttgttcaaattgaaaGATAGGGATAACATTTCAAATGTGATAATGATTGGGGGACCAAAAGTGCTTTTTCccctattaaaaataaacagcTATTAGTAGTTTACTTTCTAATGTGGACCATTGTTTATAGAATAATTTGTTGCTAATGTGGACCATAGTTCATAGAATAATTTGTTGTAAATTAATCGTTGGTTCATAGAATTTATGTACCCAATGAATAATTTGTTGCTAATGTAGACCATAGTTCATAGAATAATTTGTTGTAAATTAATCGTTGGTTGATTTTGGAGATGAATTTATGTACCCAATGAATTCAACAAATTTGCATACCTGCTGGGTGCTGCGTATATAATCATATCCAACGAAGGAAGAGTTATTGTTCTTGTGTGACAAATTAAAGAGAATGTGTATAGCAGATGACAATTCTTTTtgtcaatgtttttttttttttcttttcttttcttttttgttgtgaatCCAAGTAGTTGTAGTCTGAGGGGGGCTCTGAGGATTCcccgagagagagagagagattgtgAACTAAAACATCATATCCCCCAGTGGAAGTGCATATAAATAATTACAGTTCCCTTGTGATTTGAAGATTTGTATTATATCTTACAACACTAATCTAGAGGCTAGAGCTgtaacattcattcattcattcacaaTTAGATGTGAGGTGTGAGGTGTGAGGTGTGAGAAAGAATAACCCGACTGTCCCGTCATGCTGTGCtgtgttgtgttgtgttgtgttgtgaAGCCCAATTGTAGGTTTCCTCAAACCTCTCAACTTGGGTTTGGGTATTTAGTTATCTGGACAAGTCATGAAGCCAAGCCAACTGAGATTCCGAAAGCTTTCTTCTCTTCACTTCAGGTTCACCTAACTGCAAAGAAACAGAGAACTCTTCGTTACCCGACCTATGGCTATGGCCATTTTTCGATTCAACTCTTTCCCCCTTCTGTCGGTGCACTGGAGATGCGTCAGCGATGCTCGGAATGAACTGGTGCTCAATACTACTGGGAATGGGAGGTGCTTCACTTCTGCTCTGAATCTGAATCTGGAATTCGTGTACATGGGGTGGGATTAGTCCTCGCGCCTCAAAATCGCCATCAATGGGAACTTGTTGGATGTTTAGATCAAGTGTTTCAAAGTTCTCCTCCTCGGCTTTCTCTTTCAAAGCAGCAGCAACTCCTCGCTCACCAGGGGATGACTCAGCCACAGTAGACCCGATTCCCACTTGTGATGCAGCATTTCTCTGCTCTTCTAGTGcagctatttaccaaaacaccaaaactactatttaattaagaaagaaaatgaaatttataaaCTTGCAGCATCAGTTTAACAGCCTAAATTCAAAAatctatgtatgtatatacacaccTTGAAGACCTTCATTGGATGTAACTAGATCGAGTTCAAGGAGATCAAGGAGGCGGCCCAAGTCAACCCCACTCGTCCAATTCTCTGGAGGTTGACCAACTTTCAGTTTTAACCGACCTCGATTAGCTGTTCCGCCCCATATGATTCCAACAGGTCGTGCCTTCTCTCCATTTTTACCAGTCAGAAGAATGAGGCTACCACTATCACCTTCAAGATCAAATGTCAGTTGGTTTTCACCAACAACAAGAAAGTCGGTGAAGAAACATATTCCTTTTACATCATTATACTCTAGGGCGTAGGCCATTATAGTCCCTGTGGTCAACCCCGAGCTCCTCCCAACTTTCACCACTTGCCTGCCAATCAGGCTACCAATGGGAGCCTGAAGGTCTATTTTATTCACATTGCCAATCTCACCTATGCCTTTCACACATGTAGTCACACTGGACATGCCAAAATCTTCTGCAAAAGGAATGAAAGCTCCATCTGCCCTTACAAATGTTTCTGTAGGAACAAGCATGTTAGGAACAAATTTGTACAAGCCATGCACAATTggatttataaattataatacacAAAAGCTTTAGAAAGTACAGCTAAAGCCCATACACTCTACATAACAAGTATGAATCACACAATTGGAATCACTAGAAAAGGAGAGACTTGGCATTGTCGTAAATATTCCATTCCAAAAATGGAAGGTTCAACAcaattgagattttttttttttttttttttttgaaattggaAGCAGTTACTAATTCATGAGTTGGCATGTACAAAATGAAATCTTCACTGCTTTTCTATTAAGCTTATCATCTTTGTTTAATAAACGATTCGCTACtaagggatttttttttgtgaacaTGCTAGAGCTGActcctatacatacatacatatatataggagaGGATTCAGGTGAGAACACCTCCCCTGTATAAAGTGTGGACACATCCACACCTTCCATCTTAAGAAATCAAAGGCTAAGATCTTACTGttactaaactttcaagtttacTACTAACCTGTgctttttttttactaaaaccctcAATTATTGATGAACCTTGCCAGACGACTGAGATCAGTCCTCTCTTTTTATAGGAGGACCaggttctcatttgaacctgcccctatatatatatattgatgaaaTCAATTCAATTTCTTTACTACTTATTGTTGAAACCCTAAGCCCTTTTAAGAATGGGCCCATTAATTTAATAGtctattcttgtataaataggagaTATTTGTGCAGTTTTTAGTAGAGAATACAATGGATCCTTTATTCTTCACATGGTATCAAAGCCTAAACCCTAAATAACCTTTTTGTTACCCTGGTCGCCGCCACCTTAGTGCTGCCGCGACCGTTTTCTCGTTCTGACATCTGCCTTGTGGTTCTTCTCCCAAACCAACACCACAGGCCTAACCGGAACCTCGTCGCGAGCCTGGTGCTGGGATTTGTGTTAGATTGCTGTTGAAGTGGTGGAACCGCAGCCGGAGGATCGGGTGGCATGGGTGAGTCAACAGAAACCTCAATAGGCAAAAGGCTACACTCAAATTTTTGGTTTGGATTACACtgatactttttctcctgtagctAAAATTGCATCAGTTCGATTACTTCTATCTTTGGCAGCCATAAGTCATTGGGCCTTACATCagttggatatcaagaatgcttttCTACATGGCGACCTTCAAGAGgaggtttatatggagcaaccacccaGGTTTGTTGCTTAGGGGGAGTCTGGTATGGTATGTAAACTTCGCCGctccttatatggcttaaaacaaTCTCTATGGGCTTGGTCTGGGAGTATCTCTTCAGTCGGTTCCAGACCAAGTATTTGGGCAAGCTAAAGTATTTTCTCGAAATTAAAGTAGCCCAGTCTAGCAGTCGTATAGTCATTTCTCAAAGAAAGTATGCGATGGATATTTTAGAAGAAACTGGTATGTTGGATTGTAGACCTGTGGATAATCCACTGCCTGACCGAGAACGATACAGGAGGTTAATtggaaaattgaattatcttacaATCAATCTCTTTTGCAGTGAGTGTTTTGAGTCGGTTTCTTGAGAAGCCTTGTGATACCCATTGGGATGCTACTGTTCGGGTTCTAAGGTATATCAAGAGATCACCCGGGCAAGGTTTGTTATATGAAGATAGAGGACATGCTCAGGTTGTTGGATATTCTGATGCAAATTGGGTTGGTTGTCCATTTGACATATTGTtggatattctgatgcagaTTGGGTTGGTTGTCCATTTGACATGCGTTCTACTTCGGGTTATTGTGTactcattggtggtaatctcatatcttggaaaagtaagaagcaAGATGTTGCTGCCAGGTCCAGTGCTAAAGCTGAATACCGGGCCATGGCCCTTGCCACGTGTGAGCTTATGTGGCTGAAGCATTTACTacaagaattgcaatgtggcaATGTTGCTCAAATGACACtaatatgtgacaaccaagcaGCTCTACACATCTCCTCAAATCCTGTTTATCATGAGAGGACTAAACACATCGAGGTTGATTGCCACTTCATCAGGGAGAAGATTGTGTCAGGGTGCATTAAAACCAGCTTTGTCAATTTTACAGATTAGTTAGCTGATGTCCTAACAAAATCTCTTAGAGCTCCTAGAGTTgagtatatttgtaacaagcttggagcatATGATTTATACTCTCAAGCTTGAAGAGGAGTGTTGAAACCCTAAGCCCTTTTAGGAATGGGCCCATTAGTTTAATAGTCTATTCCTACATAAATAGGAGATATCTGTACAGTTTTTAGTAGAGAATACAATGAATCCTTTATTCTTCACACTTACTGCGGTGATGAAGAATGAACTTCTCACTATATTTATTCCTTTTTCTACTTCTTCCAAGTGCAGGATAACCCAAAGGGG
It includes:
- the LOC116032464 gene encoding protein NARROW LEAF 1-like — its product is MERAKLDLRFNHSGSAQSEESALDLERNCCNHMNLPSTSPPSLQAFASSSQIPESNAAYFSWPSRLDAVERANYFGHLQKRVLPETHGRLPSGQQATTLLDLMTIRAFHSKILRRFSLGTAIGFRIRRGVLTEIPAILVFVARKVNRQCLSCVECLPAYLEGPGGIWCDVDVVEFSYYGAPAATPKEQLYNELVDGLRGSDPCIGSGSQVASQETYGTLGAIVKSRTGNRQVGFLTNRHVAVDLDYPSQKMFHPLPPSLGPGVYLGAVERATSFITDDLWYGMFAGMNPETFVRADGAFIPFAEDFGMSSVTTCVKGIGEIGNVNKIDLQAPIGSLIGRQVVKVGRSSGLTTGTIMAYALEYNDVKGICFFTDFLVVGENQLTFDLEGDSGSLILLTGKNGEKARPVGIIWGGTANRGRLKLKVGQPPENWTSGVDLGRLLDLLELDLVTSNEGLQAALEEQRNAASQVGIGSTVAESSPGERGVAAALKEKAEEENFETLDLNIQQVPIDGDFEARGLIPPHVHEFQIQIQSRSEAPPIPSSIEHQFIPSIADASPVHRQKGERVESKNGHSHRSGNEEFSVSLQLGEPEVKRRKLSESQLAWLHDLSR